The proteins below come from a single Garra rufa chromosome 3, GarRuf1.0, whole genome shotgun sequence genomic window:
- the LOC141332539 gene encoding histone H2B 1/2-like has translation MPEPAKSAPKKGSKKAVTKTTGKGGKKRRKTRKESYAIYVYKVLKQVHPDTGISSKAMGIMNSFVNDIFERIGGEASRLAHYNKRSTITSREIQTAVRLLLPGELAKHAVSEGTKAVTKYTSSK, from the coding sequence ATGCCTGAACCAGCGAAGTCCGCTCCTAAGAAAGGTTCCAAGAAGGCCGTCACTAAGACCACTGGAAAGGGAGGAAAGAAGCGCAGAAAGACCAGGAAGGAAAGTTATGCCATCTACGTTTACAAAGTCCTGAAGCAGGTCCATCCTGACACCGGTATCTCTTCCAAGGCGATGGGAATCATGAACTCTTTCGTCAATGACATCTTCGAGCGCATCGGTGGAGAAGCGTCTCGTCTGGCTCACTACAACAAGCGCTCCACCATCACTTCACGAGAGATCCAGACCGCTGTGCGTCTGCTGCTGCCCGGTGAACTGGCCAAACACGCCGTGTCTGAGGGCACCAAGGCCGTCACTAAGTACACCAGCTCCAAGTAA